The following coding sequences are from one Halomonas sp. HAL1 window:
- a CDS encoding acyl-CoA dehydrogenase family protein, with amino-acid sequence MDFALTDEQRMLEETLTRLVADQVSPEQRRAMLAATPNGDSALWRTFAELGLLHMPFSEDVGGLGGDGTDLMIIMQALGHGLVPEAYLAGLVLPGQLLALTANGVQQTRWLTPLLEGEHQLAFAWQEHSARYDAFAISTQATQRDGQWQLNGRKDVVLNLQAAAATLVTARLDNGKLGLFIVPTNAPGISTHLYRTIDDQPAGDLTLENVTLTVENCLSDDVSDALAEVLALGRAALCAQALGAMEEACDQTLAYLKERKQFGLPLATFQALQHRMVDMHLHLEQSRSMAILAATSLTLPASERDYKIAAAKAYCGESARFIAEQAIQLHGAMGMTEECYVANYAKHLVMFDHYLGDSDYHLETVSDLLRVA; translated from the coding sequence ATGGATTTTGCTTTAACTGACGAGCAGCGCATGCTCGAAGAGACGCTCACCCGCTTGGTGGCTGATCAGGTTTCCCCCGAGCAGCGCCGCGCTATGCTGGCCGCTACTCCAAACGGTGATTCTGCACTATGGCGCACCTTTGCCGAGCTGGGCTTGTTGCATATGCCCTTCAGCGAAGATGTAGGTGGTCTAGGCGGCGACGGTACCGACCTGATGATCATTATGCAGGCTCTAGGACACGGTCTGGTGCCAGAGGCCTACCTTGCAGGCCTGGTGCTACCCGGCCAACTGCTGGCACTCACCGCCAACGGCGTACAGCAAACGCGCTGGCTAACCCCCCTGCTTGAAGGCGAACATCAGTTAGCATTTGCCTGGCAGGAGCACAGCGCCCGTTACGATGCCTTTGCCATCTCTACTCAGGCCACCCAGCGAGACGGCCAGTGGCAGTTAAATGGCAGAAAAGATGTGGTACTGAACCTACAAGCCGCCGCTGCAACGCTGGTCACAGCTCGGTTAGATAACGGCAAACTAGGGCTATTCATTGTGCCCACAAATGCTCCTGGCATATCTACGCACCTCTATCGGACTATCGATGATCAGCCTGCCGGTGACCTCACCCTGGAAAACGTTACGCTAACGGTAGAAAACTGTCTGAGCGACGATGTCAGTGACGCACTGGCCGAGGTGCTGGCACTAGGCCGCGCTGCACTGTGTGCCCAAGCCCTCGGCGCAATGGAAGAGGCCTGCGACCAAACCCTCGCCTACCTAAAAGAGCGCAAGCAGTTTGGGCTGCCGCTCGCCACCTTCCAGGCACTCCAGCACCGTATGGTGGATATGCACCTGCACCTTGAGCAGTCCCGCTCGATGGCAATTCTTGCCGCCACCAGTCTTACACTGCCTGCCAGCGAGAGAGATTATAAAATCGCGGCGGCCAAGGCGTACTGCGGCGAGTCGGCGCGTTTTATTGCCGAGCAGGCAATTCAGCTTCATGGGGCGATGGGGATGACTGAAGAGTGCTATGTCGCTAATTACGCTAAGCATCTGGTCATGTTTGATCACTACCTGGGCGACAGCGACTACCATCTTGAAACGGTCAGCGATTTGTTACGCGTCGCCTAA
- a CDS encoding electron transfer flavoprotein subunit beta/FixA family protein, giving the protein MKILVAVKRVIDYNVKIRVKADHSDVDLTNVKMAMNPFCEIAVEEAVRLKEKGVATEVVVVTVGPKAAQEQLRTALALGADRALHIETDERAESLAVAKLLAKVVEEEQPGLVILGKQAIDTDNNQTGQMLAALTGLPQGTFASEVTISGDGSDKKLNVTREIDGGLQTIALTLPAIVTTDLRLNEPRYAKLPDIMKAKKKPLEVKTPADYGIDVASKVSLLKVESPAERKGGIKVASVDELIDKLKNEAKVL; this is encoded by the coding sequence ATGAAAATCCTCGTCGCGGTGAAACGCGTCATCGACTACAACGTCAAAATCCGCGTTAAGGCGGATCATTCTGACGTCGATCTGACCAACGTCAAAATGGCCATGAACCCCTTCTGCGAAATTGCCGTGGAAGAGGCGGTGCGCCTGAAAGAGAAGGGCGTGGCGACGGAAGTCGTGGTCGTCACCGTGGGGCCCAAAGCCGCCCAGGAGCAGTTGCGCACTGCGCTGGCGCTGGGGGCCGACCGTGCCCTCCATATTGAAACCGATGAACGCGCCGAATCACTGGCCGTCGCCAAGTTGCTGGCCAAAGTGGTCGAGGAAGAGCAGCCCGGCCTGGTCATCCTGGGCAAGCAGGCCATCGACACCGACAACAACCAGACCGGCCAAATGCTCGCCGCGCTGACTGGCCTGCCCCAAGGCACCTTTGCCTCAGAAGTCACAATTAGTGGCGACGGAAGTGATAAAAAGCTCAACGTTACCCGGGAAATCGACGGCGGTCTGCAAACCATCGCCCTGACGCTGCCCGCGATTGTGACCACCGACCTGCGCTTGAATGAGCCCCGCTACGCCAAGCTCCCCGACATCATGAAGGCCAAGAAAAAACCGCTGGAGGTGAAAACCCCCGCCGATTATGGCATCGACGTCGCCTCCAAGGTCAGCCTGCTCAAAGTGGAATCCCCCGCTGAGCGCAAGGGCGGTATTAAAGTCGCCTCGGTCGATGAGCTGATCGATAAACTCAAAAACGAAGCCAAAGTTCTTTAA
- a CDS encoding TRAP transporter fused permease subunit, with amino-acid sequence MTTETAPANTQQVKEKISQIRQLPTALRWIPAAVTVVLMLMTLDYLFNIGWLTFVTGLETQFYYAVVALLLPLVFLLWPMRNSQQEQPIPWYDYLLSAATLIVGGYFVYNAVPILERGWAFAAPDLAIYASYAFWLLIIEASRRAGGLPIAIIAGVFSLYPLVADIVPGPIQAFPSTLEETAMYHTMSTESIMGVPLQAFAGLVIGFLVFGVVLQKSGGGKFFINLAFALLGHVRGGPAKVSIFSSGLMGSMSGSVISNVLTTGVLSIPAMRRIGMSRSFAGGVEACASTGGVLMPPVMGATAFVMAMFLDVPYSTIALAAVIPSILYFLGLFIQIDAYAARNDIKGLPVHELPSIKQTLKEGWYFIFVFALLVWMLLIMQREAVAPFYATALLLVLNQLSKHNRWGWKDVADTLSSAAKLFAELIAILAGVGMLVGALSMTGLSGTIANDFINIAGGSVPLLLLMGAVTSFVLGIGMTVTAAYIFLAVALAPALIQGGGLDPMAVHMFILYWGMLSFITPPVALGAFAAATVAGARPMATGLQAMRLGSVIYFIPFLFVLNPALIMQGEPLVIVAVFIQAVIGIILFASAMQGYLMGVGRLGYGALQEIIIRALVLIAGLLLALPGGGMVPLSQWELIGLAAAALLPAVVLARLSQRYHQRSLATSA; translated from the coding sequence AAATCAGCCAAATTCGTCAGCTACCCACCGCTCTGCGCTGGATTCCGGCCGCAGTCACCGTGGTCTTGATGCTGATGACCCTGGATTACCTGTTTAATATTGGCTGGCTTACTTTCGTGACTGGCCTGGAAACACAGTTCTACTATGCGGTCGTCGCTCTCTTACTACCGCTTGTTTTCCTGCTCTGGCCCATGCGTAACAGCCAGCAAGAGCAGCCTATTCCCTGGTACGACTATCTACTCAGTGCCGCTACGCTTATCGTCGGTGGCTACTTTGTTTATAACGCCGTGCCGATTCTTGAGCGCGGCTGGGCATTTGCTGCCCCGGATCTGGCAATTTACGCCAGTTACGCTTTCTGGCTATTGATCATTGAGGCGTCTCGCCGGGCAGGTGGTTTGCCGATTGCCATTATTGCCGGTGTGTTCTCACTCTATCCGCTGGTGGCCGATATAGTCCCCGGCCCTATTCAAGCGTTTCCTTCGACTCTTGAAGAAACGGCTATGTATCACACCATGAGCACCGAAAGCATCATGGGTGTGCCGCTACAGGCCTTTGCAGGTCTGGTAATAGGCTTTTTAGTCTTTGGTGTGGTGCTGCAAAAAAGTGGCGGCGGCAAATTTTTTATCAATCTAGCCTTTGCCCTTTTGGGTCATGTGCGCGGTGGTCCTGCTAAAGTCTCGATCTTCTCAAGCGGCCTAATGGGCTCGATGAGCGGCAGCGTGATCAGCAACGTGCTGACTACTGGTGTGCTATCAATCCCCGCCATGCGCCGTATCGGTATGAGCCGCTCCTTTGCAGGTGGTGTTGAAGCCTGCGCCTCAACCGGCGGTGTGTTAATGCCACCGGTGATGGGCGCCACCGCCTTTGTGATGGCAATGTTTTTGGATGTGCCCTACTCCACCATTGCACTCGCCGCAGTGATTCCTTCCATTCTCTATTTCTTGGGTCTGTTTATACAGATTGACGCTTACGCGGCACGCAATGACATAAAGGGCTTACCTGTCCATGAGCTCCCTTCAATCAAGCAGACACTGAAAGAGGGCTGGTACTTTATTTTCGTCTTCGCGCTACTGGTATGGATGCTATTGATTATGCAGCGCGAAGCCGTAGCTCCCTTTTACGCCACTGCACTGTTACTGGTACTCAATCAGCTCTCCAAGCACAACCGCTGGGGCTGGAAAGATGTAGCCGATACGCTTTCCTCAGCGGCCAAACTCTTCGCCGAGCTTATCGCGATTTTGGCTGGCGTGGGCATGCTGGTCGGTGCGCTCTCTATGACCGGGCTTTCCGGCACCATCGCCAACGACTTTATCAACATTGCTGGCGGTAGTGTGCCGCTATTGCTGCTGATGGGCGCCGTGACCAGTTTCGTACTGGGTATTGGCATGACCGTGACCGCCGCCTATATTTTCCTAGCGGTGGCGCTGGCACCTGCCTTGATCCAGGGCGGCGGACTGGACCCCATGGCCGTACATATGTTCATCCTTTACTGGGGCATGCTGAGCTTTATTACCCCACCAGTAGCACTGGGCGCCTTTGCGGCCGCTACCGTGGCTGGAGCTCGCCCAATGGCCACCGGTCTGCAGGCGATGCGGCTAGGCAGCGTTATCTACTTTATTCCCTTCCTGTTCGTGCTCAACCCTGCGCTGATTATGCAAGGTGAGCCGCTCGTCATTGTGGCTGTGTTTATCCAAGCAGTGATCGGCATCATCCTGTTCGCCTCCGCCATGCAGGGCTACCTGATGGGCGTTGGGCGCCTTGGCTACGGCGCACTGCAGGAGATCATTATTCGCGCCCTGGTACTAATCGCAGGCCTGCTACTGGCGCTACCCGGCGGCGGAATGGTACCGCTTAGCCAGTGGGAATTGATTGGTTTGGCGGCTGCAGCGCTGCTACCCGCGGTTGTCTTGGCTCGGTTGAGCCAGCGATATCATCAGCGTTCACTGGCCACCAGCGCCTAA
- a CDS encoding enoyl-CoA hydratase/isomerase family protein, protein MSVHYQRHGDIGVIQIANPPVNALGHAVRSGLVNALEEGIADTQAEALVVLADGRTFIAGADIREFGKPPQAPLLPDVITQLEACPKPLIAALHGTALGGGLEVALGCHYRVALPGTRVGLPEVKLGLLPGAGGTQRLPRLVGVERALEMITTGRFVDAEEALEAGIIDIISDATTPLEAGLAAAQEVLSNNKMARITGQLPAPAANPQAITAMLERLNQDSPELFSPFRIVEAIEACVNTDSFQAGLRRERELFLACMDSPQRAGLIHLFFAARSPHVVPNIENAAAFTDVALIGEHPLFERLQKAAQRAGINITTAPNATTELCLLVPDTPMDFHVDCPVVALEEIGTRSTSDTALSLITAENSSIVELVNKNGEAMTQQRAALTLKALRLNVVVSQQQSLLNTMHTAIQQAPASERQSALEQASVSIAEQGFCYRESDIDLLAVEALGYPRHLGGPHRQASLLTAKDV, encoded by the coding sequence ATGTCCGTCCATTATCAGCGACACGGTGATATAGGCGTAATTCAGATCGCTAACCCACCGGTTAATGCCTTGGGTCACGCCGTGCGTAGCGGCTTAGTCAACGCACTTGAAGAAGGTATCGCCGATACGCAAGCGGAAGCGCTGGTGGTGTTAGCCGATGGCCGCACCTTTATTGCCGGGGCGGATATTCGTGAGTTTGGTAAACCTCCCCAAGCGCCTCTGCTCCCGGATGTGATTACACAACTGGAAGCCTGCCCGAAACCACTAATTGCCGCCCTTCATGGCACGGCCCTGGGCGGCGGTTTGGAAGTAGCGCTAGGCTGCCACTACCGAGTGGCATTGCCTGGCACCCGCGTTGGGCTTCCAGAAGTGAAGCTTGGTTTACTGCCAGGCGCAGGCGGCACACAGCGATTGCCTCGCTTGGTGGGGGTCGAGCGTGCCTTAGAGATGATAACCACCGGGCGCTTTGTCGACGCCGAAGAAGCGCTTGAGGCGGGTATTATTGACATCATTAGCGATGCCACGACGCCGCTTGAAGCGGGTTTAGCTGCAGCCCAAGAAGTACTTTCAAACAATAAAATGGCGCGTATTACCGGCCAGCTTCCAGCTCCGGCGGCCAATCCTCAAGCGATCACTGCTATGTTGGAACGGCTGAATCAAGACTCTCCCGAGCTTTTCTCGCCGTTTCGCATTGTCGAAGCGATTGAGGCCTGCGTGAATACTGATTCTTTTCAGGCCGGATTGCGCCGTGAGCGGGAACTGTTTTTAGCCTGTATGGACTCTCCTCAGCGCGCAGGACTTATTCATCTCTTTTTTGCCGCGCGCAGCCCCCATGTAGTGCCTAACATTGAGAACGCCGCTGCCTTTACCGACGTGGCGCTAATCGGTGAGCATCCGCTATTTGAACGCCTGCAAAAAGCCGCGCAACGGGCAGGAATTAACATAACCACCGCGCCAAACGCTACCACTGAACTTTGCCTACTGGTGCCGGATACACCCATGGATTTCCATGTGGATTGCCCTGTTGTTGCACTGGAAGAGATTGGCACCCGCAGCACCAGCGATACCGCGCTAAGCCTTATCACTGCTGAAAACAGCAGCATAGTAGAACTGGTTAATAAAAACGGCGAAGCGATGACGCAACAGCGAGCGGCGCTCACTCTTAAAGCGCTGCGGTTAAACGTCGTCGTCAGCCAACAGCAAAGCTTGCTGAACACTATGCATACTGCCATCCAACAAGCGCCAGCCAGTGAAAGACAGTCTGCGCTTGAACAGGCGAGTGTCAGCATTGCGGAACAGGGCTTCTGCTACCGCGAGAGTGATATTGATTTGCTCGCGGTGGAAGCGCTCGGCTACCCGCGCCATTTGGGTGGACCACACCGCCAAGCCAGTCTCTTAACTGCTAAGGATGTATAA
- a CDS encoding TAXI family TRAP transporter solute-binding subunit, protein MRIKTTFPLAISSLAAGVMLAGHVNAMPNTLNWTAYGTGTSGHAQIMAISQLLQQEHGTQSRVIPGENDTMRMTPLKTGRVDLCACGIASYYGSEGVMMFAGPDWGPQPIRVISTSMATFGLGMAVAGDVEIDSIADLEGKRLAYLRGDDALNKAAEAYLAFAGLTWDDVERVDFPGYNAAFDGIISGRADAAITTTVTPAAQRLSASPRGLQWPELPSEDEAGWQQMLEVAPYFQPHSVTSGAGIDAEQPLASASYPYPVMVSNADLAPETVQGLITTLVESFDDYKDNAPGARGYALENQNMTWVVPFHDAVVEYYRDTGVWTDEMDEHQNALVERQTLLMDTWERYKEDAPEDEEAFISGWMSERRSALEAANMNPIF, encoded by the coding sequence ATGCGTATAAAAACAACATTCCCGCTCGCAATAAGCAGCTTGGCTGCAGGCGTAATGCTCGCTGGTCATGTAAATGCTATGCCAAACACGCTGAACTGGACCGCCTATGGGACGGGTACTAGCGGGCATGCGCAAATCATGGCAATTAGCCAACTGCTCCAGCAAGAGCACGGCACCCAGTCTCGCGTTATCCCTGGTGAAAACGACACCATGCGGATGACGCCGTTAAAAACCGGCCGTGTAGATCTATGCGCCTGCGGTATCGCCAGCTACTACGGTTCAGAGGGCGTAATGATGTTTGCCGGGCCCGACTGGGGCCCGCAGCCTATCCGCGTGATATCAACCTCCATGGCCACCTTTGGATTGGGCATGGCTGTCGCGGGTGACGTTGAGATTGATTCAATCGCTGATCTGGAAGGCAAGCGGCTGGCTTACCTGCGGGGCGACGATGCACTAAACAAAGCCGCCGAGGCATATCTAGCATTTGCCGGACTAACGTGGGATGACGTTGAGCGGGTGGACTTCCCCGGCTACAACGCCGCCTTTGATGGCATTATCAGCGGCCGAGCCGATGCCGCAATCACCACAACTGTTACACCAGCAGCACAACGCCTTTCGGCCAGCCCTCGAGGCCTTCAATGGCCTGAACTACCTTCGGAAGACGAAGCGGGCTGGCAACAAATGCTTGAGGTTGCACCCTACTTTCAGCCTCATAGCGTAACCTCAGGGGCAGGCATTGATGCCGAACAACCACTCGCCAGCGCCAGCTACCCGTACCCCGTTATGGTCAGCAATGCCGACCTTGCTCCTGAAACCGTTCAAGGCCTGATCACCACATTGGTCGAATCATTTGACGACTATAAAGACAACGCGCCAGGCGCCAGAGGCTATGCGCTGGAAAACCAGAATATGACCTGGGTAGTGCCTTTCCACGACGCAGTGGTGGAGTACTATCGGGATACCGGCGTCTGGACGGACGAAATGGACGAGCATCAAAACGCGCTGGTTGAGCGTCAAACCTTACTAATGGATACCTGGGAACGCTACAAGGAAGATGCACCTGAAGATGAAGAGGCGTTTATATCCGGCTGGATGTCTGAACGCCGTTCAGCTTTGGAAGCAGCCAATATGAACCCTATTTTTTAA
- a CDS encoding electron transfer flavoprotein subunit alpha/FixB family protein: MSILVLADLHEGHLAGATAHVVAAAKLIQKYSGGDIDVLVAGESVQAAADAAAKLDGVSKVRVADNAVYAHQLAEPMGALLVELADGYTHVLASASTTGKNVLPRLAALKDVSQLSDVLGVESADTFLRPIYAGNAIATVKSDDALKVITIRTTGFDAVGESGSATIEAVDFVADNSQSSFVKEELAKSDRPELGGAKVVISGGRGMGNGENFKLLDGIADKLGAAIGASRAAVDAGFVPNDMQVGQTGKIVAPDLYIAVGISGAIQHLAGMKDSKVIVAINKDDEAPIFQVADYGLVGDLFEILPELESKL, translated from the coding sequence ATGAGCATTCTGGTACTTGCCGATTTACACGAAGGCCACCTGGCCGGCGCCACGGCCCACGTTGTGGCGGCCGCGAAACTGATTCAAAAATATAGTGGTGGTGATATTGACGTTCTCGTCGCCGGTGAAAGTGTTCAAGCTGCGGCCGACGCCGCCGCCAAACTCGACGGCGTGAGCAAAGTGCGCGTCGCGGATAACGCTGTCTACGCCCATCAACTCGCCGAGCCCATGGGCGCGCTGCTGGTCGAACTGGCTGATGGCTACACCCACGTACTCGCCAGCGCCTCCACCACCGGCAAAAACGTCCTACCGCGCCTGGCCGCGCTAAAAGACGTCAGCCAGCTATCGGACGTGTTGGGTGTCGAAAGTGCCGATACCTTCCTGCGCCCGATTTACGCCGGTAACGCCATTGCAACGGTGAAAAGTGATGATGCGCTGAAAGTGATCACCATTCGTACCACCGGCTTTGATGCCGTCGGTGAAAGCGGCAGCGCCACGATTGAAGCGGTGGATTTTGTCGCCGACAACAGCCAGTCCAGTTTTGTCAAAGAAGAGCTGGCGAAGTCTGACCGCCCCGAACTGGGCGGCGCCAAGGTGGTGATCTCCGGCGGCCGCGGCATGGGCAACGGCGAGAACTTTAAGCTGCTGGATGGCATTGCTGACAAGCTGGGCGCCGCCATTGGTGCCTCCCGCGCCGCCGTCGACGCAGGTTTTGTTCCCAACGACATGCAGGTCGGCCAGACCGGCAAGATCGTCGCCCCGGACCTGTATATCGCCGTGGGTATCTCGGGTGCCATCCAGCACCTGGCGGGCATGAAAGACTCCAAGGTGATCGTCGCGATCAACAAAGACGACGAAGCGCCGATCTTTCAGGTGGCCGATTATGGCTTGGTAGGCGATCTGTTCGAGATCCTGCCGGAGCTTGAGAGCAAACTGTAA
- a CDS encoding acyl-CoA dehydrogenase family protein, whose product MNLTFSSEEQTFRAEARRFLAEALPSDISERVRLGRHLRADDHLRWQNILSEQGWLASNWPKEHGGPGWGPVQRHIFDEECAAAHAPTVVPFGVNMVAPVIMKFGNTEQKQRYLPRILNNQDWWCQGYSEPGAGSDLAGLNTRAVREGDHYIVNGQKTWTTLGQHANMLFCLVRTDPDAKKQAGISFLLIDMQTPGITVRPIITLDGAHEVNEIFLDNVRVPVENRVGEEGQGWTCAKFLLTHERTGIAGLGHAKQALRHLKSLASRIQHRGKPLLELPSFRQRIVKAELELMALEVTNLRVIAAARDGGVPGAESSLLKVRGSELRQELSEITRRALGPAALPFFPEFLHGDDSLDEERAQSAAASAQYFNRRKLSIYGGANEIQKSIVAKTILGM is encoded by the coding sequence ATGAACCTCACCTTTAGCTCCGAAGAGCAGACTTTTCGCGCAGAGGCTAGACGTTTTCTGGCCGAGGCGTTGCCAAGTGATATCAGCGAACGCGTTCGCTTGGGGCGCCACCTGCGTGCCGATGATCACCTGCGCTGGCAGAACATTCTCAGCGAACAGGGCTGGCTGGCCTCTAACTGGCCAAAGGAGCATGGCGGCCCAGGCTGGGGCCCAGTGCAACGTCATATATTTGATGAAGAGTGCGCCGCGGCCCACGCGCCAACAGTTGTGCCTTTCGGCGTCAACATGGTCGCCCCCGTCATTATGAAATTCGGCAACACCGAGCAAAAGCAGCGCTACCTGCCGCGCATTTTGAATAACCAGGATTGGTGGTGCCAAGGCTACTCAGAGCCGGGTGCTGGATCTGATTTGGCGGGTCTGAATACCCGCGCCGTGCGCGAAGGTGACCACTATATCGTCAATGGCCAGAAGACATGGACCACGTTGGGCCAGCACGCCAACATGCTGTTCTGTCTGGTGCGTACCGACCCGGACGCCAAAAAGCAGGCGGGGATTAGTTTTCTGCTGATCGATATGCAGACCCCAGGCATTACCGTGCGGCCAATTATTACGCTCGATGGTGCCCACGAAGTTAACGAAATATTTTTAGACAACGTTCGCGTACCCGTTGAGAACCGTGTCGGTGAAGAGGGCCAAGGCTGGACCTGCGCTAAGTTTCTGCTCACCCACGAACGCACGGGCATTGCAGGGCTTGGACACGCCAAGCAAGCCTTGCGTCATTTGAAGTCCCTGGCTAGCCGGATTCAACATCGCGGCAAACCGCTGCTAGAGCTGCCCAGCTTCCGCCAGCGGATAGTAAAAGCGGAACTTGAGCTAATGGCGCTGGAAGTGACCAACCTTCGCGTGATTGCCGCAGCCCGTGATGGCGGCGTGCCCGGGGCAGAGAGCTCGCTTCTTAAAGTGCGCGGTTCAGAGCTTCGCCAAGAGCTAAGCGAAATCACCCGCCGCGCTCTTGGCCCCGCCGCGCTACCGTTCTTTCCTGAGTTCCTGCATGGCGATGACAGCCTGGACGAAGAACGCGCCCAAAGCGCTGCTGCTAGCGCCCAGTACTTCAATCGCCGCAAGCTGTCGATTTATGGTGGCGCGAATGAAATACAAAAAAGCATCGTCGCTAAAACCATTTTAGGTATGTAA
- a CDS encoding nitronate monooxygenase family protein: protein MLTRLTASLTLPVIGSPMFIVSGPELVIAQCQAGIIGAFPALNARPAEALRDWLQRITQTLADYDEQHPDKPSAPFAVNQIVHPTNDRLEHDVALCAEFKVPLVITSLHAPNRVVEQVHAYGGLVFHDVTTLRHAKKAIDAGVDGLILVCHGAGGHAGRLNPFAFVAEVRRFYDGPLVLAGAITKGEQIVAAQALGVDLVYMGTRFIATKEANAQSAYKQMVLDAKAGDIVYTNLFTGVHGNYLRQSIEQAGLDPDALPEGDKASMRYGSGGSSRAKAWRDIWGAGQGVGGIASLNSVAEEVTTLHADYQKALGHLRRL, encoded by the coding sequence ATGCTAACGCGCCTAACCGCCTCGTTAACCCTGCCGGTGATCGGCTCCCCCATGTTTATCGTCTCCGGGCCTGAGCTGGTGATTGCCCAGTGCCAAGCAGGCATTATCGGTGCGTTTCCAGCATTAAACGCTCGACCCGCCGAAGCGCTCCGTGATTGGCTACAGCGTATTACCCAAACCTTGGCCGACTATGACGAGCAGCACCCGGATAAACCCTCAGCGCCCTTTGCGGTTAATCAAATTGTTCACCCCACCAACGATCGACTGGAGCACGATGTCGCGCTATGTGCCGAGTTCAAGGTGCCGCTGGTGATTACCAGTCTGCATGCGCCTAATCGAGTGGTTGAGCAGGTGCATGCCTACGGTGGGCTGGTTTTCCATGATGTCACCACGCTGCGACATGCCAAGAAAGCGATCGATGCGGGAGTGGATGGCTTGATATTGGTGTGCCATGGCGCAGGTGGCCATGCCGGGCGGCTAAACCCCTTTGCGTTTGTGGCTGAAGTGCGCCGATTTTACGACGGCCCGCTGGTGCTGGCGGGGGCGATCACCAAAGGTGAACAAATCGTTGCCGCCCAGGCGTTAGGAGTGGATCTGGTATATATGGGCACGCGCTTTATTGCCACCAAAGAGGCAAACGCCCAATCGGCTTATAAGCAGATGGTGCTGGACGCGAAGGCGGGGGACATTGTCTATACCAATCTGTTTACCGGGGTACACGGCAACTATCTGCGGCAAAGTATTGAGCAGGCGGGGTTAGACCCTGATGCGCTGCCTGAAGGCGATAAAGCCTCTATGCGCTATGGCTCAGGTGGTAGCAGTAGGGCAAAAGCCTGGCGGGATATATGGGGTGCAGGGCAGGGCGTGGGGGGTATTGCCTCGCTTAATAGCGTGGCCGAAGAAGTGACCACGCTACACGCAGATTACCAGAAAGCACTGGGTCATTTGCGTCGGCTTTGA
- a CDS encoding enoyl-CoA hydratase/isomerase family protein, giving the protein MPDHSRELIHVSAIDNGIVEVSITRPEVRNALNEATALALNKALQEVAANKQIRCVILRGEGSAFCAGADLAEFEKATSQPASERLETLFLPALRSLMTMNKPVIAAVSGAAAGIGVSYVLASDMVIMGHSAYLKLAFINIGLIPDGGACWHLVRKLGHAQAFEMAALATPITSERCVALSLANRVVDDNRVLDDARSLAQTLVTQSPQAISATKHALREAAQRSLNDTMQLEGKLQDQCKASEDFQARVAAFRQSRRK; this is encoded by the coding sequence ATGCCAGACCACTCCCGCGAATTAATACATGTCAGCGCAATTGATAATGGCATTGTAGAGGTAAGCATTACGCGCCCAGAGGTGCGTAATGCGCTAAATGAAGCTACCGCTCTGGCGCTCAATAAAGCGTTACAGGAAGTGGCCGCCAATAAACAGATACGCTGTGTCATTCTGCGCGGTGAAGGTAGTGCGTTTTGTGCTGGCGCTGACTTGGCGGAGTTTGAAAAGGCGACTTCCCAACCTGCCAGCGAGCGTTTAGAGACGCTTTTTCTACCCGCCCTGCGCAGTTTAATGACGATGAATAAGCCGGTGATTGCGGCGGTCAGCGGTGCTGCTGCCGGTATTGGTGTTTCCTACGTTCTCGCCAGTGATATGGTGATAATGGGCCACTCCGCCTATCTGAAACTTGCCTTTATTAACATAGGGCTCATCCCCGACGGCGGCGCCTGTTGGCATCTTGTGCGTAAGCTTGGACACGCACAGGCGTTTGAGATGGCGGCGCTAGCGACACCAATCACTTCCGAACGATGCGTGGCACTCAGTTTGGCTAACCGAGTCGTCGATGATAACCGGGTACTAGATGACGCTCGTTCGTTGGCGCAAACGCTAGTAACGCAATCCCCCCAGGCCATAAGCGCCACCAAACACGCTTTGCGTGAAGCGGCGCAACGCTCGCTAAATGACACGATGCAATTAGAGGGAAAGCTTCAAGATCAGTGCAAAGCGTCTGAAGACTTTCAAGCGCGGGTTGCGGCGTTTCGTCAAAGCCGACGCAAATGA